The following coding sequences lie in one Nitrospira defluvii genomic window:
- a CDS encoding gamma-butyrobetaine hydroxylase-like domain-containing protein, whose translation MSALVLEPTDMEWVDKGVLSITWSDGHKARYPVRYLRQHCPCAACTDEWTGELRLKPDDVPMLIMLQDIQPVGRYAFQITWSDGHDTGIYSYAFLRRLCQCDLCQPVKPVEPRSRRLL comes from the coding sequence ATGAGTGCATTGGTTCTCGAACCCACGGACATGGAGTGGGTGGACAAGGGCGTGTTGAGTATCACGTGGAGTGACGGCCACAAAGCCCGTTATCCGGTCCGGTATCTTCGGCAGCATTGCCCTTGCGCCGCCTGTACCGACGAATGGACCGGAGAACTGCGACTAAAGCCGGATGATGTGCCGATGCTCATCATGCTGCAGGATATTCAGCCTGTCGGACGGTACGCGTTTCAGATTACGTGGAGTGATGGGCACGACACGGGGATCTATTCCTATGCATTTCTTCGCCGGTTATGCCAGTGCGATCTCTGTCAGCCCGTGAAGCCGGTGGAGCCGCGTTCCAGGCGATTGCTGTAA